Proteins encoded by one window of Salvia splendens isolate huo1 chromosome 5, SspV2, whole genome shotgun sequence:
- the LOC121803383 gene encoding mitogen-activated protein kinase kinase kinase 20-like has product MNWRRVKTLGSGGFGFVSMATTSGHNPHLPAVVAVKSADITRSKSLSMEKDLLHKFKSCPCILRCFGDQITTENGRNLYNIILEYAPGGSLADKIHSGKGLPEDIVSHHAKSIATALVHIHKVGYVHCDVKPHNVLLVGEHSKLADFGSCKKIGEAVQVFRGTVLYAAPESISRLEYSAAVDVWALGCTVLNMLTGRAPWEIRKDATVTDVLMMIGGSDEIPEIPNAFSEEAKDFLRKCFVKNPAARCRAESLLRHPFLKMAARRHSHHHLSSKLHSLLPQCFHVPKIHVH; this is encoded by the coding sequence ATGAATTGGAGGAGAGTCAAAACCCTAGGATCTGGAGGGTTTGGCTTTGTGTCTATGGCCACAACCAGCGGCCACAATCCCCATCTTCCGGCGGTTGTGGCCGTCAAATCTGCTGATATCACGCGGTCGAAATCTCTGTCCATGGAGAAGGACCTGCTCCACAAATTCAAGTCGTGCCCTTGCATCCTCCGCTGCTTCGGCGACCAAATCACCACTGAAAACGGCCGCAACCTATACAACATTATCCTCGAATATGCCCCCGGAGGTTCCCTCGCCGACAAAATCCACTCCGGCAAAGGCCTACCGGAGGACATCGTCAGTCACCACGCCAAATCCATCGCCACCGCCCTCGTCCACATCCACAAAGTCGGCTACGTGCACTGCGACGTGAAGCCGCACAACGTGCTTCTCGTGGGCGAACATTCAAAACTCGCCGATTTCGGAAGCTGCAAGAAAATAGGAGAGGCTGTTCAAGTGTTTAGGGGGACGGTGCTCTACGCGGCGCCAGAGTCGATATCGCGGCTGGAGTACTCGGCGGCCGTGGATGTGTGGGCCCTGGGGTGCACCGTGCTGAACATGCTCACCGGAAGAGCGCCGTGGGAGATCAGGAAAGACGCGACGGTGACGGATGTGTTGATGATGATTGGTGGCAGCGATGAGATTCCTGAGATCCCGAACGCTTTTTCGGAAGAGGCGAAGGATTTTCTGAGGAAGTGCTTTGTGAAGAATCCGGCGGCGAGGTGTAGAGCGGAGAGTCTGCTCCGTCATCCTTTTTTGAAGATGGCCGCCCGCCGCCACAGCCACCACCATTTGTCGTCAAAGCTGCACTCGCTTTTGCCCCAGTGTTTCCACGTCCCAAAAATCCATGTCCATTGA
- the LOC121803410 gene encoding mitogen-activated protein kinase kinase kinase 20-like: MWTRGKTLGSGGFGFVSIATTRGHNSHLPAVVAVKSADISHSKSLSMEKELLHKFKSCPCILRCFGDQITTENGRNLYNILLEYAPGGSLADKIHSGKGIPEDIVSHHAKSIATALVHIHKIGYVHCDVKPHNVLLMGEHSKLADFGSCKKIGAAVQVFRGTVLYAAPESISRLEYSAAADVWALGCTVLNMLTGRAPWEIRKDATVTDVLMMIGVSDEIPEIPNVFSEEAKDFLRKCFVKDPAARCRAESLLRHPFLKMADRHGHGHGHHLHLSSKLHSLLPQCFHVPKIHVH; encoded by the coding sequence ATGTGGACTCGAGGCAAAACCCTAGGTTCTGGCGGTTTTGGGTTTGTGTCCATCGCCACAACCCGTGGCCACAATTCCCATCTTCCGGCGGTTGTGGCCGTCAAATCCGCCGATATCTCGCATTCGAAGTCTCTGTCTATGGAGAAGGAGCTGCTCCACAAATTCAAATCGTGCCCGTGCATCCTCCGCTGCTTTGGCGACCAAATCACCACCGAAAACGGCCGCAACCTATACAACATCCTCCTCGAATACGCCCCCGGAGGTTCCCTCGCCGACAAAATCCACTCCGGCAAAGGCATACCGGAGGACATCGTCAGCCACCACGCCAAATCCATCGCCACCGCCCTCGTCCACATCCACAAAATCGGCTACGTGCACTGCGACGTGAAGCCGCACAACGTGCTCCTCATGGGCGAACATTCAAAACTCGCCGATTTCGGAAGCTGCAAGAAAATAGGAGCGGCTGTTCAAGTGTTTAGGGGGACGGTGCTCTACGCGGCGCCAGAGTCGATATCGCGGCTGGAGTACTCGGCGGCCGCGGATGTGTGGGCCCTGGGGTGCACCGTGCTGAACATGCTCACCGGAAGAGCGCCGTGGGAGATCAGGAAAGACGCGACGGTGACGGATGTGTTGATGATGATTGGCGTCAGCGATGAGATTCCTGAGATTCCGAATGTTTTTTCGGAAGAGGCGAAGGATTTTCTGAGGAAGTGCTTTGTGAAGGATCCGGCGGCGAGGTGTAGAGCGGAAAGTCTGCTCCGTCATCCTTTTTTGAAGATGGCCGACCGCCACGGCCACGGCCACGGCCACCACCTTCATTTGTCGTCAAAGCTGCACTCGCTTTTGCCGCAGTGTTTTCACGTCCCAAAAATCCATGTCCATTGA
- the LOC121803030 gene encoding metalloendoproteinase 3-MMP-like, with the protein MAAKSINIFFSLIFPIAVVFLLSQATQTEGFVLAEMDAHAPPFDSKSFLQSYGYLEYARLNLEIGASEEQILELAIKTYQENFGISPTGKLDDETLSLMKMPRCGNPDIYGGVNTMKHSRVQFDENR; encoded by the coding sequence ATGGCCGCTAAGAGTATAAatatcttcttctctctcatctttccGATCGCCGTCGTCTTCTTGCTTTCTCAGGCGACCCAAACCGAGGGTTTTGTGTTGGCCGAGATGGATGCTCATGCTCCGCCCTTTGATTCGAAATCTTTTCTTCAAAGCTACGGTTATCTGGAATACGCGCGTCTTAATCTCGAAATTGGTGCTTCGGAAGAGCAGATTCTGGAATTAGCCATCAAAACGTATCAGGAAAATTTCGGGATCAGCCCCACCGGAAAATTGGACGATGAGACGTTGTCGTTGATGAAGATGCCGCGATGCGGCAATCCCGACATCTACGGTGGCGTCAACACCATGAAACATAGCCGCGTACAATTTGACGAGAACCGTTGA
- the LOC121802436 gene encoding uncharacterized protein LOC121802436 translates to MVDPEKKKSFVRISDVLVAYALFVMPNYLSDVWGLSLTHASLILSISNGVYRILPLFFLYLVDRCLGHLKLFAFTSLAYSAGITMVDMSAPPLANAAGTCKRYEPECVWLTQKGILIAGLALIAVGAAANHVSLTLILVDVLICLR, encoded by the exons ATGGTGGATccagagaagaagaagagcttCGTCAGAATTAGTG ACGTACTCGTGGCTTACGCCCTCTTCGTCATGCCAAACTATCTCTCCGAtgtttggggattgagtttgactCACGCCTCTCTCATTTTGAGCATTTCCAACGGAGTTTATCGGATATTACCACTGTTCTTCCTCTACTTGGTCGACAGATGTTTAGGCCATTTGAAGCTTTTTGCCTTCACTAGCTTAGCTTATAGCGCG GGAATCACCATGGTGGACATGTCAGCTCCTCCCCTCGCGAACGCAGCAGGCACATGTAAAAGATACGAGCCAGAATGTGTGTGGCTTACTCAAAAGGGCATCCTCATCGCAGGCTTGGCGTTGATAGCTGTTGGAGCGGCTGCTAACCACGTGTCTCTAACACTGATTCTCGTGGATGTGTTGATATGTCTCAGATAG
- the LOC121805495 gene encoding probable serine/threonine-protein kinase DDB_G0280111 translates to MWRFKPFAHKEQTGLEGRVIDIGDFKVQVRNLIAEGGFSCVYLARDAVNGFKQYALKHIICNDEESQELVTKEISVMKTLTGHPNVVTLLAHAVFDMGRTKEALLLMEYCEKSLVNVLESRGAGYFEEKQVLTIFRDICSAVFAMHCQTPPIAHRDLKVENLLLGPDGLWKLCDFGSTSTNHKRFEKPEEMGIEEDNIRKHTTPAYRAPEMWDLFRRELINEKVDIWALGCLLFRICYSKLAFDGESKLQILNGNYRIPDQPKYNTLLIDLIRDMLQSSPDNRPDITQVWFRVNDLLPDELQKPLPDTPPEMLQNSTDTFTGTTKLVNKPVNKSSPMPRRSPPPPPSSEAPRNVSSTPANSRFGEIDGPLGSFWATLHAKDSEATEEITKPKYDEDLTDRRSFGKEKVRPDERLASRVTPQKEQSFCSPLQKNVQGESVNRPGDYPSTNLNLFPDSLNHNSERLKPSKAEVTPSFQNDAFNAFVADFDVSKQSPNNNHRKPEKEDMLEAEVEKLKEQLANVSAEKTEVTSKYEKLSAICKSQRQEIQDLKHALAARTPSHSADSSRNLASPGGQSSTTPQNEKIQGTVWELQEGFFDRSSPSPDSKQWQAFAEAPKPQATATYNTSKSVRTRNSQQNKQAGELNSGSNSWGFEPDSFKVGVPAAASSKVNVPVGELNNSQRFGESKGKDSKFDSQPAGWAGF, encoded by the exons ATGTGGAGATTCAAACCATTTGCACACAAAGAACAAACTGGGCTAGAAGGCCGTGTTATTGACATCGGCGATTTCAAAGTTCAGGTTCGCAATCTAATTGCGGAGGGTGGATTCTCCTGTGTTTATTTAGCTCGAGATGCAGTAAATGGCTTCAAACAGTATGCATTAAAACACATCATATGTAATGATGAAGAGTCCCAGGAGCTAGTGACAAAGGAGATTTCAGTTATGAAAACACTCACAGGCCACCCCAATGTTGTTACCCTTCTCGCTCATGCTGTCTTTGATATGGGCCGCACTAAAGAAGCTTTACTTCTCATGGAATATTGTGAGAAGTCCCTTGTTAATGTGCTGGAGAGCAGAGGAGCAGGATACTTTGAGGAGAAACAGGTCCTAACAATTTTCAGGGACATATGCAGTGCTGTCTTTGCAATGCATTGCCAGACTCCACCTATTGCTCACCG AGATTTGAAGGTTGAGAATCTTTTGCTGGGGCCTGATGGCCTGTGGAAGTTGTGTGATTTTGGTAGCACTTCTACCAACCATAAGCGCTTTGAGAAACCTGAAGAAATGGGAATTGAGGAAGACAATATAAGGAAGCACACAACACCTGCATATCGAGCCCCCGAG ATGTGGGATCTGTTTCGGAGAGAACTTATAAACGAGAAGGTTGATATATGG GCACTTGGGTGTCTCCTTTTCCGCATATGTTACTCAAAGTTAGCATTTGATGGTGAATCAAAGCTCCAAATTCTGAATGGGAACTATCGCATCCCAGATCAACCCAAGTACAATACATTGCTGATAGACCTTATCAGGGACATGCTTCAATCTTCCCCTGACAACAGACCAGATATCACGCAG GTGTGGTTTCGTGTTAATGATCTTTTACCAGATGAACTGCAGAAACCATTACCTGATACGCCTCCGGAAATGCTACAGAACAGTACTGATACCTTCACAG GCACGACAAAGCTTGTAAACAAGCCTGTAAACAAGTCTAGTCCAATGCCTAGGAGGAGTCCTCCTCCTCCCCCATCATCTGAAGCACCCCGAAATGTGTCATCAACCCCAGCTAATTCTAGATTTGGTGAAATTGATGGACCTTTGGGTTCTTTCTGGGCCACTCTGCATGCAAAAGATTCAGAAGCCACAGAGGAAATAACCAAGCCAAAGTATGATGAAGACTTAACTGACCGTAGATCATTTGGAAAAGAGAAGGTCCGTCCTGATGAGCGTCTTGCCTCTCGTGTAACTCCACAAAAAGAGCAAAGTTTTTGTTCTCCTCTTCAGAAGAATGTGCAGGGAGAATCAGTCAATAGGCCTGGTGATTACCCATCTACAAACTTAAATCTGTTTCCTGATAGTTTGAACCATAATTCTGAAAGATTAAAACCATCCAAAGCAGAAGTTACACCTTCCTTTCAAAATGATGCTTTTAATGCTTTTGTGGCTGATTTCGACGTTAGTAAACAAAGTCCAAACAATAACCATCGGAAACCAGAGAAAGAAGACATGTTAGAGGCTGAGGTTGAAAAGCTGAAGGAGCAGCTTGCGAATGTGAGTGCAGAGAAAACAGAAGTGACCTCTAAATATGAAAAGCTCTCAGCAATTTGTAAGTCGCAGCGACAAGAGATACAAGACCTCAAGCATGCTCTAGCTGCAAGAACTCCATCACATAGTGCGGATTCCTCGAGAAACCTAGCTTCTCCTGGAGGCCAATCATCTACCACTCCACAG AATGAGAAGATTCAAGGAACAGTCTGGGAGCTTCAAGAGGGTTTCTTTGATCGGAGTTCTCCTAGCCCAGATTCTAAGCAGTGGCAGGCCTTTGCAGAGGCTCCCAAACCACAGGCCACAGCAACATATAATACTTCAAAGTCTGTTAGAACGAGAAACAGTCAGCAGAACAAGCAGGCAGGTGAACTgaattctggttcaaattctTGGGGATTTGAACCTGATAGTTTTAAGGTGGGGGTTCCAGCTGCTGCTAGCTCTAAGGTTAATGTGCCTGTTGGTGAATTAAATAATTCTCAGCGATTTGGTGAATCGAAGGGCAAAGACAGTAAGTTTGATTCCCAGCCTGCTGGATGGGCTGGTTTCTAG